The following proteins come from a genomic window of Lolium rigidum isolate FL_2022 chromosome 5, APGP_CSIRO_Lrig_0.1, whole genome shotgun sequence:
- the LOC124654717 gene encoding E3 ubiquitin-protein ligase SINA-like 2 — protein MLSSPVFQCPFGHVTCSRCDSEYGDNRCSSCGAANGYGRNRAVEEFLSRIRFSCHNKEHGCTTLLAHHEMRAHEESCRYEPCFCPIPRCGFAGLSDALKAHLIDNHHWLTVNFRYGESFQAHALMSTIMHSKDDGELFFLDSFREGRGTALSMICVRPDNAVAQEFVYELKTTARNGDRRHRLQMQSMARNTSLRNGIGEKEKVFLLVPNDAQLGGHVEVCIRKDVAGASP, from the exons ATGCTCAGCTCGCCGGTCTTCCAG TGCCCATTTGGCCATGTTACCTGCTCGAGGTGCGACAGCGAATACGGGGACAACCGGTGCAGCAGCTGCGGTGCCGCCAATGGCTACGGGCGCAACCGCGCCGTCGAGGAGTTCCTCAGCCGCATTCGCTTCTCCTGCCACAACAAAGAGCATGGCTGCACAACCCTCCTCGCCCACCATGAGATGCGTGCGCACGAGGAGTCTTGCCGCTACGAGCCCTGCTTCTGCCCCATCCCTCGCTGCGGCTTCGCAGGCCTGTCCGACGCCCTCAAAGCTCACCTCATCGACAACCACCACTGGCTCACGGTCAACTTCCGCTACGGCGAGAGCTTCCAAGCCCATGCCCTCATGTCGACCATCATGCACAGCAAGGACGATGGCGAGCTCTTCTTCCTGGACAGCTTCCGCGAGGGCCGCGGCACTGCTCTGTCCATGATCTGCGTCCGCCCCGACAACGCGGTCGCGCAGGAGTTCGTGTACGAGCTGAAGACAACGGCGAGGAACGGCGACAGACGTCACAGGCTGCAAATGCAGTCAATGGCGCGGAACACGTCGCTGCGGAACGGGATTGGGGAGAAAGAGAAGGTGTTCCTGCTGGTCCCTAATGACGCTCAGTTGGGTGGCCACGTGGAGGTGTGCATCCGTAAGGATGTTGCCGGTGCATCTCCGTAG